Genomic window (Xylanimonas protaetiae):
CGTGCGAGGATTGCGGCATGTTCGCAACCCTGCACACGACGCTCGGCGACATCCGCATCGAGCTGCTGCCGAACCACGCGCCCAAGACGGTCCGCAACTTCGTCGGCCTCGCCACGGGCGAGCAGCCCTGGACCGACCCAAAGACGGGCGAGGAGAAGACGACCCCGCTCTACGACGGCGTCATCTTCCACCGGGTCATCGACAACTTCATGATCCAGGGCGGCGACCCGCTGGGCACCGGCACCGGCGGCCCGGGCTACACGTTCGACGACGAGATCCACCCCGAGCTCGGCTTCGGCGAGAAGTACCTGCTGGCGATGGCCAACGCGGGCAAGCGCCGCAACCCGGTGACGGGCGAGATCGGCGGCACCAACGGCTCGCAGTTCTTCATCACCACGACCGAGACGCCGTGGCTCAACGGCAAGCACACGATCTTCGGCAAGGTCGCGGACGACGCCTCCAAGGCCGTCGTGGACGCCATCGGCACCACACGCACGCGCCCGGGCGACCGCCCGGTCGAGGACGTCGTCATCAGCTCGATCACGATCGAGGACTGACCCTCGTCGT
Coding sequences:
- a CDS encoding peptidylprolyl isomerase, which produces MFATLHTTLGDIRIELLPNHAPKTVRNFVGLATGEQPWTDPKTGEEKTTPLYDGVIFHRVIDNFMIQGGDPLGTGTGGPGYTFDDEIHPELGFGEKYLLAMANAGKRRNPVTGEIGGTNGSQFFITTTETPWLNGKHTIFGKVADDASKAVVDAIGTTRTRPGDRPVEDVVISSITIED